The Equus quagga isolate Etosha38 chromosome 2, UCLA_HA_Equagga_1.0, whole genome shotgun sequence genome has a window encoding:
- the LOC124236184 gene encoding olfactory receptor 4K2 translates to MDVANVSTVSEFVLLGLSNSWELRMFSFIVFSMFYVATMVGNSLIVITVIANSHLHSPMYFLLTNLSIIDMSLASFATPKMITDYLTGHRTISFDGCITQIFFLHLFTGTEIILLMAMSFDRYIAICKPLHYTSIISPRVCAALVVASWVVGVMHSMSQVIFALALPFCGPNEVDSFFCDLPVVFQLACVDTYVLGLFMISTSGIIALSCFILLFSSYVVVLVSIKHHASRGSSKALSTCTAHFIVVFMFFGPCIFIYMWPLSSFLVDKILSVFYTIFTPILNPVIYTLRNQEVKTAMRKLKKRILNSSKATPSHYL, encoded by the coding sequence ATGGATGTGGCTAATGTGTCAACTGtttctgaatttgttttgctGGGACTATCTAATTCCTGGGAGCTCCGGATGTTTTCCTTCATAGTATTCTCAATGTTTTATGTGGCAACAATGGTGGGTAATAGCCTCATAGTCATCACAGTTATAGCCAACTCTCACCTACACTCTCCTATGTATTTCCTGCTTACCAACCTTTCCATCATTGACATGTCTCTTGCTTCCTTTGCCACCCCTAAGATGATTACAGACTACCTCACTGGACACAGAACCATCTCCTTTGATGGTTGCATTACCCAGATATTTTTTCTACACCTATTTACTGGGACTGAGATCATTTTACTTATGGCTATGTCCTTTGATAGGTATATTGCAATATGCAAGCCTCTCCACTACACTTCAATCATAAGTCCCCGAGTGTGTGCTGCTCTTGTGGTAGCTTCCTGGGTTGTGGGAGTCATGCATTCAATGAGCCAGGTCATATTTGCTCTCGCATTACCATTCTGTGGTCCCAATGAAGTAGACAGCTTTTTCTGCGACCTTCCTGTGGTATTCCAGCTGGCTTGTGTGGATACTTATGTCCTGGGTCTCTTTATGATCTCAACAAGTGGTATAATCGCCTTGTcctgctttattcttttattcagttCTTATGTTGTTGTCCTGGTTAGTATCAAGCATCATGCTTCGAGAGGATCGTCTAAGGCTCTTTCTACCTGCACAGCTCATTTCATTGTtgtcttcatgttctttgggCCATGCATCTTCATCTATATGTGGCCACTCAGCAGTTTTCTGGTAGACAAGATCCTGTCTGTGTTTTACACCATCTTTACTCCCATTCTAAACCCAGTAATCTATACCTTGAGGAATCAAGAAGTGAAGACagccatgaggaaactgaagaaaaggattttaaattcCAGCAAGGCAACTCCTTCACATTATTTATAG